In the Rhizobium sp. BT03 genome, one interval contains:
- a CDS encoding IS5/IS1182 family transposase — translation MARLLIIASAVPALLTIPVGKPKSFLADKGYDGDSAREELLIHGIRPVIPPKANRKDPPSCDFKVYKDRNRIERMFNRLKQFRRIATRYDKTRTSFEAFLLLAAAKIWLPHFMERL, via the coding sequence GTGGCGAGGCTTCTAATTATAGCTAGCGCCGTTCCAGCGCTTCTTACCATACCCGTTGGCAAACCTAAATCATTCCTTGCTGACAAGGGCTACGACGGCGACTCCGCCCGCGAAGAGTTGCTGATCCACGGCATTCGGCCCGTGATTCCGCCAAAAGCGAACCGGAAAGACCCGCCTTCCTGCGACTTCAAAGTTTATAAAGACCGCAACCGCATCGAACGAATGTTCAACCGGCTCAAACAGTTCCGACGGATTGCCACCCGTTACGACAAGACCCGAACTTCCTTCGAAGCGTTCCTTTTGCTGGCCGCCGCAAAAATCTGGCTGCCGCACTTCATGGAACGCCTTTAG
- a CDS encoding ABC transporter permease yields the protein MDEGCAAALPANAFNWIAIWRRNYLAWKKVALASIVGSLADPMIYLFGLGLGLGIIVGRVDGTTYVAFLAGGMVATSAMTSATFETIYAAFTRMHAQRTWEAMLYTQMTLGDIILGELAWAASKAFLAGTGIIIVATVLGYATWPSVVYVLPIIMLTGFAFASLAMVVTALAPSYEYFIFYQTLVLTPMLFLCGAVFPITQLPQTFQQVAQFLPLAHAIDLIRPAMLGRPASSMGLHIGALCIYALLPFFLSAALLRRRLMS from the coding sequence ATGGATGAAGGTTGTGCTGCGGCTCTGCCCGCCAACGCTTTTAACTGGATTGCGATATGGCGACGCAACTATCTGGCATGGAAGAAAGTAGCACTTGCGTCAATTGTTGGAAGTCTGGCCGATCCTATGATCTACCTGTTTGGCCTCGGCCTTGGCCTCGGAATTATTGTGGGTCGCGTTGACGGCACAACCTACGTTGCATTCTTGGCGGGCGGCATGGTGGCGACAAGCGCGATGACGTCTGCGACGTTCGAGACGATTTACGCGGCCTTTACGCGAATGCACGCCCAACGCACCTGGGAAGCCATGCTCTACACACAAATGACACTTGGGGACATCATCCTGGGTGAGTTGGCATGGGCAGCGAGCAAGGCATTTCTTGCCGGTACGGGAATCATAATCGTCGCCACCGTGCTAGGCTATGCGACGTGGCCATCAGTCGTCTATGTGCTGCCAATTATCATGCTCACTGGATTTGCATTCGCGAGCCTTGCGATGGTAGTCACGGCGCTTGCGCCCAGTTACGAGTATTTCATTTTTTACCAGACGCTCGTCCTCACACCAATGCTGTTCTTGTGCGGCGCGGTGTTTCCAATCACGCAACTGCCCCAGACTTTTCAGCAGGTAGCGCAGTTCTTGCCTCTAGCGCATGCGATCGACCTCATACGCCCGGCAATGCTTGGGCGCCCCGCGAGCAGCATGGGCCTGCATATAGGCGCGCTTTGCATCTACGCGCTTTTGCCGTTCTTCCTGTCGGCAGCGCTGTTGCGTCGGCGCCTGATGTCTTGA
- a CDS encoding transcriptional regulator yields MKKVQRSFAVEYKNGRRKLDARSNSIWGNVDLKSVARDLEEEALPFLSGSSQSGKPDSEMSLPEQDQAEQLLTAPLGPSTTASDTQEMSMADETNTTTKVDGQTVVETPNAPKKQRKPRAKKVAALETALADATAEPAAALAGDGGVKRRGRKTKAIEAAASAKRAPVRRAPKAVQAAPAAPMTASDEMADLLQLEEENQRLRKLLAGKLRAENEDLRKRLKLD; encoded by the coding sequence TTGAAAAAAGTGCAACGCAGTTTTGCCGTCGAGTACAAGAACGGCAGGCGAAAACTTGATGCCAGATCGAACTCGATCTGGGGCAATGTGGATCTAAAGTCAGTCGCGCGCGATCTAGAGGAAGAGGCATTGCCTTTTCTGTCAGGTAGCTCTCAGAGTGGCAAACCCGACAGCGAAATGTCTTTGCCGGAACAAGATCAGGCCGAGCAGTTGTTGACAGCGCCTCTCGGGCCGTCGACAACTGCATCAGATACACAGGAGATGAGCATGGCCGACGAGACTAATACGACAACCAAGGTCGATGGACAGACCGTTGTCGAAACGCCTAATGCGCCGAAGAAACAGCGCAAACCGCGCGCCAAAAAAGTCGCGGCACTCGAGACCGCGTTAGCTGACGCTACGGCAGAGCCGGCAGCTGCGCTGGCCGGGGACGGTGGTGTGAAGAGGAGAGGGCGCAAGACAAAGGCTATCGAAGCTGCGGCGAGCGCCAAACGCGCACCTGTGCGCCGTGCTCCGAAGGCGGTGCAGGCAGCGCCGGCTGCCCCGATGACGGCGAGCGATGAAATGGCAGACCTTTTGCAGTTGGAAGAGGAAAATCAGCGGCTGCGCAAGCTTCTTGCTGGAAAACTTCGCGCTGAAAATGAAGATCTGCGCAAACGGCTCAAGCTCGATTGA
- a CDS encoding IS5 family transposase: protein MARGDLSDEEWRIVEPLLPTERGRKSRPSHDNRRFFNGMLHVLRVGCPWRDMHERYGKWNSVYVRFRRWAEQGVWDALLETLVELGLTHDWQHMIDSTTVRGHSQAAGAKGGLIRRVLVDHAAALRQKSMPAQTVRDVLSALS, encoded by the coding sequence ATGGCACGAGGCGATTTGAGTGATGAGGAATGGCGGATTGTCGAACCGCTATTGCCGACCGAGCGTGGTCGCAAGTCTCGGCCATCCCACGACAACCGCCGCTTTTTTAACGGGATGCTCCATGTTCTGCGCGTCGGCTGTCCGTGGCGCGATATGCACGAGCGATATGGAAAGTGGAATTCGGTCTATGTTCGTTTCCGCCGCTGGGCCGAACAAGGTGTTTGGGACGCACTTCTGGAAACGCTTGTCGAACTTGGATTGACCCATGACTGGCAACATATGATTGACAGCACCACGGTTCGCGGCCATTCGCAGGCTGCGGGCGCTAAAGGGGGACTTATAAGGAGGGTTTTGGTCGATCACGCGGCGGCTTTACGACAAAAGTCCATGCCCGCGCAGACGGTCAGGGACGTCCTCTCGGCTTTGTCCTGA
- the nodS gene encoding nodulation methyltransferase NodS gives MNELTQSDNYQLLNRELAAPDPWGLDANPFERERHTQMLRLALAQGSISSALEVGCAAGAFTVQLAPHCKRLTVIDVVPQAIERSRRRIRGSPHISWIVSDVQQFSPDERFDLIVVAEVLYYIGGIAEMRGAVRNLVRMLAPDGYLVFGSARDANCRRWGHVAGAETILGMLNETLLEVERLECRGESVNEDCLLACFRNPFSAS, from the coding sequence GTGAACGAGTTGACACAGAGCGACAATTATCAATTGCTGAATCGGGAACTGGCTGCACCCGATCCATGGGGACTCGACGCCAATCCATTCGAGCGTGAGCGTCACACGCAAATGCTCCGCTTGGCGCTTGCCCAGGGATCCATCTCAAGTGCGCTCGAAGTGGGATGCGCTGCCGGCGCATTTACGGTGCAGCTAGCCCCCCACTGCAAACGGCTCACCGTGATCGATGTTGTGCCTCAGGCTATAGAAAGATCGCGTCGACGCATAAGGGGTTCTCCGCACATCAGCTGGATAGTCTCTGATGTTCAACAGTTTTCACCTGACGAGAGGTTTGATCTGATCGTTGTGGCGGAAGTGCTCTACTACATCGGAGGAATAGCCGAGATGAGAGGGGCTGTTCGGAATTTAGTGCGGATGCTTGCGCCAGATGGATATCTGGTTTTCGGATCGGCGCGCGACGCCAACTGTCGTCGCTGGGGCCACGTTGCTGGTGCTGAGACGATCCTCGGCATGCTGAACGAAACTTTGCTCGAGGTAGAGCGGCTTGAGTGTCGGGGTGAGTCGGTCAACGAAGATTGCTTGCTCGCCTGTTTCCGAAATCCGTTTTCTGCCTCCTAA
- the nifH gene encoding nitrogenase iron protein — protein MSDLRQIAFYGKGGIGKSTTSQNTLAALVDLGQKILIVGCDPKADSTRLILNAKAQDTVLHLAAQEGSVEDLELEDVLKAGYKGIKCVESGGPEPGVGCAGRGVITSINFLEENGAYDDVDYVSYDVLGDVVCGGFAMPIRENKAQEIYIVMSGEMMALYAANNIAKGILKYAHSGGVRLGGLICNERQTDRELDLSEALAARLNSKLIHFVPRDNIVQHAELRKMTVIQYAPDSKQAGEYRALAEKIHANSGQGTIPTPITMEELEDMLLDFGIMKSDEQMLAELQAKESAVVAAQ, from the coding sequence ATGTCAGATTTGCGTCAAATCGCATTTTACGGCAAAGGGGGGATCGGCAAGTCCACCACCTCCCAAAATACGCTCGCAGCGCTTGTCGACCTCGGGCAGAAGATCCTGATCGTCGGATGCGACCCGAAAGCCGACTCCACCCGGCTGATCCTGAACGCCAAAGCACAGGACACGGTTCTGCATCTGGCAGCGCAGGAAGGTTCGGTGGAAGACCTTGAGCTCGAGGACGTGCTCAAGGCCGGCTACAAAGGCATCAAGTGCGTGGAGTCCGGCGGTCCGGAACCGGGCGTCGGCTGCGCCGGGCGCGGCGTCATCACCTCGATCAATTTCCTTGAAGAGAACGGTGCATATGACGATGTCGACTACGTCTCCTATGACGTGCTCGGCGATGTGGTGTGCGGTGGCTTTGCGATGCCGATCCGTGAGAACAAGGCCCAGGAGATCTACATCGTGATGTCCGGCGAGATGATGGCGCTCTATGCCGCCAACAACATCGCCAAGGGCATCCTGAAATATGCCCATTCCGGCGGCGTGCGGCTCGGCGGCCTGATCTGTAACGAGCGCCAGACGGACCGCGAGCTCGACCTCTCCGAGGCGCTGGCTGCCAGGCTCAATTCCAAGCTCATCCACTTTGTGCCGCGTGACAACATCGTCCAGCACGCCGAGCTCAGGAAGATGACGGTGATCCAGTACGCGCCGGACTCCAAGCAGGCCGGGGAATATCGGGCGCTAGCCGAGAAGATCCATGCCAATTCGGGCCAAGGGACCATTCCGACCCCGATTACCATGGAAGAGCTCGAAGACATGCTGCTCGACTTCGGCATCATGAAGAGCGACGAGCAGATGCTGGCCGAACTACAGGCCAAGGAGTCAGCGGTGGTTGCGGCTCAATAA
- the hemN gene encoding oxygen-independent coproporphyrinogen III oxidase: protein MRAPSSIFVPNTNSGAQLPWYTIYPTIQEFSPEIGAHTYEQWLRSQGTDDAVSLYLHIPFCRSMCWYCGFPTSITRRDTLITDYLAMLREEIRLVAEQVPQALSVGDVHFGGGSPTIMPSADFLSLMELLRGRFALERGATIAVEVDPRTFTTDMAEALERTGVNRASVGVQSFDPVVQKAINRIQSEAQVMTAVENLRLYGVRRINFDLMFGLPNQTVQSCLESAMLAIAMRPDRLAVFGYSHVPSFRKNQRLIDTAALPDIAARAEQASAMADTLVAAGYLQIGLDHFALPDDELAIAQRAGRLRRNSLGYSAETCSTVIGLGASAIGRCGDGYVQNDLTQSCYNRHIASGRLAISRGYRLATEDRVRAAIIEQLMCYLEADISAICTAQGFDQTHLVSSAKQLEILAEDGIVEFDNGLVSVRHERRSALRHVAAAFDAYLGRQPI from the coding sequence TTGCGCGCACCGTCGTCGATTTTCGTTCCGAACACAAATAGCGGGGCGCAGTTGCCTTGGTATACTATCTACCCAACAATACAGGAGTTTTCTCCAGAAATCGGCGCCCACACTTATGAGCAATGGCTGAGAAGCCAGGGAACTGATGACGCTGTCTCGCTCTATCTCCACATTCCATTCTGCCGCTCGATGTGCTGGTATTGTGGTTTTCCGACTAGCATCACTCGTCGGGACACTTTGATAACCGATTATCTAGCAATGCTGCGCGAGGAAATCCGCCTGGTCGCCGAGCAAGTGCCGCAGGCACTCTCCGTGGGTGACGTGCACTTTGGCGGCGGATCCCCGACCATTATGCCATCGGCAGACTTCCTGTCGCTAATGGAACTCCTGCGCGGCCGTTTTGCGCTTGAGCGAGGTGCAACCATTGCCGTTGAGGTCGACCCGCGCACGTTCACCACCGATATGGCCGAAGCCCTAGAAAGAACCGGTGTGAATCGCGCAAGCGTCGGTGTGCAGAGCTTCGATCCCGTCGTACAAAAAGCGATCAACCGGATTCAGAGCGAGGCGCAAGTGATGACCGCCGTCGAAAACCTCCGCCTGTATGGGGTCAGGCGTATCAATTTCGACTTGATGTTCGGTTTGCCGAACCAAACCGTCCAGTCCTGTCTCGAGAGCGCTATGTTAGCTATTGCGATGCGTCCCGACCGCCTCGCGGTTTTCGGTTATTCCCACGTTCCATCTTTTCGAAAAAATCAGCGCTTGATTGACACAGCAGCACTGCCCGATATAGCCGCGCGAGCTGAGCAGGCCTCAGCCATGGCCGATACGTTAGTTGCAGCAGGCTATCTGCAAATTGGTCTCGACCATTTTGCTTTGCCGGATGACGAGCTTGCAATAGCACAGAGAGCTGGTCGTCTGCGCCGAAATTCGCTTGGTTACTCTGCCGAAACCTGCTCAACTGTCATCGGTTTGGGCGCGTCCGCCATTGGTCGTTGCGGCGACGGTTACGTTCAAAACGATCTCACGCAAAGCTGTTATAACCGGCACATAGCATCCGGCCGCTTGGCGATCTCAAGGGGCTACCGTTTAGCTACCGAGGATCGCGTAAGAGCTGCAATCATCGAACAGCTCATGTGCTACTTGGAGGCGGACATATCAGCAATCTGTACGGCTCAGGGATTTGATCAGACCCATCTAGTGAGTTCAGCTAAGCAGCTAGAGATTCTGGCTGAGGATGGGATCGTTGAGTTTGACAACGGTTTAGTCAGTGTGCGGCACGAACGTCGCTCTGCCCTTCGCCATGTCGCTGCCGCGTTCGATGCTTATCTTGGCCGCCAGCCGATCTAG
- the nolE gene encoding nodulation protein NolE translates to MKVIGYYVIVAALLALTLRAGPSLAADDRNQDCGPAASDPRANLNGADKAHSAEHTQDFNCQDTPAEEGECYECVLPPEVHIEGAEVIDVADRNLYPRKTLLLARMIRHH, encoded by the coding sequence ATGAAGGTTATTGGTTACTACGTCATCGTTGCAGCGTTGCTCGCATTGACATTGCGGGCCGGGCCGTCACTTGCAGCAGATGATCGTAACCAAGATTGTGGCCCGGCGGCAAGTGACCCCCGCGCAAACCTGAATGGTGCTGACAAAGCCCATTCAGCGGAGCACACTCAAGACTTCAATTGCCAAGATACTCCTGCCGAAGAAGGTGAGTGCTACGAGTGCGTCTTACCCCCCGAAGTACATATTGAAGGCGCCGAAGTGATCGACGTCGCAGACCGAAACCTTTATCCGCGGAAAACACTGCTACTCGCCAGAATGATCAGGCACCACTGA
- a CDS encoding FkbM family methyltransferase → MDPVCELNVHRQIVSLLDKPNPVIFDIGCNDGSDAQRFLRLLPSAQLYCFEPDPRAAARFKEKMGSDRDRMRLSEVAISDRNGMIEFHPSNGNDSAKEWDLSGSIRRPKNHLSEYEWVRFDPPISVETRSC, encoded by the coding sequence ATGGATCCGGTGTGTGAGTTAAACGTACATCGACAGATCGTTTCGCTTCTCGATAAGCCTAACCCTGTAATCTTTGACATTGGGTGCAATGACGGAAGCGATGCTCAACGCTTTCTGCGCCTTCTTCCGAGCGCCCAGCTCTATTGCTTTGAGCCAGACCCCAGAGCCGCTGCACGCTTCAAGGAGAAAATGGGTTCTGATCGGGATCGGATGAGGCTATCCGAGGTTGCGATCAGCGACCGAAACGGGATGATCGAGTTTCATCCCAGCAATGGCAATGACAGCGCTAAGGAATGGGATCTCTCGGGCTCGATACGCCGTCCCAAGAACCATCTTTCTGAGTACGAGTGGGTTCGGTTTGACCCTCCGATTTCGGTTGAGACTAGGTCCTGTTGA
- a CDS encoding cupin domain-containing protein, whose translation MKVISIATALFALACPANAFENKAVAATLILRTDRTIAGQPIIVPRKDVEVIASIYEIAPGATLPIHQHRYQRYGYVLSGEITVTNTESGKESIFTAGDFIVESWGIWHKGANNGTEPVKLLVIDQVEKGSENVLPQK comes from the coding sequence ATGAAGGTCATCTCAATCGCTACGGCGCTCTTTGCTCTGGCGTGTCCCGCGAACGCGTTCGAAAACAAAGCGGTCGCGGCTACGCTTATCTTAAGGACCGATCGTACGATTGCCGGTCAGCCCATCATCGTTCCACGGAAGGATGTCGAGGTCATCGCTTCGATTTATGAGATTGCGCCCGGTGCGACGTTACCAATTCATCAGCATCGCTATCAGCGCTATGGCTATGTGCTTTCGGGGGAGATCACGGTCACCAATACAGAATCTGGGAAAGAAAGCATTTTCACGGCAGGGGATTTTATCGTCGAGTCCTGGGGCATATGGCATAAAGGGGCGAACAACGGCACCGAGCCGGTAAAGCTGCTCGTGATCGATCAGGTGGAAAAGGGCAGTGAGAATGTTCTGCCGCAAAAATAA
- the nodI gene encoding nodulation factor ABC transporter ATP-binding protein NodI codes for MFMTAIDFSDVSKTYGDKAVVSALSFRVSPGECFGLLGPNGAGKSTIARMILGMTAPDAGKITVLGVPVPAQARLARKGIGVVPQFDNLEPEFTVRENLLVYSRYFGMNTRKVEAVMSSLLEFARLESKVNARVSELSGGMKRRLTLARALINDPQLLVMDEPTTGLDPHARHLIWERLRSLLTRGKTIILTTHFMEEAERLCDRLCVLEGGRSIAEGRPHDLIDELIGCEVIEIYGGDPHELESLVGPYADRIEISGETLFCYVSDPEQVRVRLRQRAGLRILQRPPNLEDVFLRLTGREMEK; via the coding sequence ATGTTCATGACCGCAATAGATTTTTCCGACGTAAGTAAGACATATGGCGACAAGGCCGTGGTCAGCGCGCTATCGTTCCGCGTTTCCCCGGGGGAATGCTTCGGGCTGCTTGGACCGAACGGCGCGGGCAAGAGCACGATCGCACGCATGATCCTTGGCATGACAGCCCCTGATGCGGGGAAGATTACCGTGCTCGGCGTGCCGGTGCCTGCCCAGGCTCGCTTGGCGCGAAAGGGTATCGGCGTGGTGCCGCAATTCGACAACCTTGAGCCTGAATTCACTGTGCGCGAGAATCTGCTGGTCTACAGCCGCTACTTCGGCATGAATACACGCAAAGTCGAGGCGGTCATGTCGTCGCTCCTTGAGTTTGCACGCCTAGAGAGCAAGGTGAATGCGCGTGTGTCTGAACTTTCAGGCGGCATGAAGCGGCGCCTGACGCTAGCGCGTGCGTTGATCAATGACCCGCAGCTACTTGTCATGGACGAGCCGACCACCGGTCTCGACCCGCACGCGCGCCACCTGATCTGGGAGCGCCTGCGTTCCCTGCTTACGCGCGGCAAAACGATCATCTTGACCACCCATTTCATGGAAGAAGCCGAACGGTTATGCGATCGACTCTGCGTACTCGAAGGAGGTCGCAGCATTGCCGAAGGGCGTCCGCATGACCTGATCGATGAACTGATCGGGTGCGAAGTCATTGAGATCTACGGCGGCGATCCGCATGAGTTGGAATCGCTGGTCGGGCCATATGCCGATCGCATCGAAATTAGCGGCGAGACCCTTTTTTGCTATGTGTCCGACCCGGAGCAGGTGCGTGTGCGGTTACGGCAGCGCGCGGGCTTGCGCATTCTGCAGCGTCCGCCGAATCTTGAGGATGTATTTTTGCGGTTGACCGGGCGCGAGATGGAGAAGTGA
- the nodD1 gene encoding transcriptional regulator NodD1: protein MRFKGLDLNLLVALDALMTERNLTAAARSINLSQPAMSAAVGRLRTYFNDDLFTMVGRELVPTPRAERLAPSVREALLHIQVSIISWDPFCPAQSDRCFRVILSDYAALVFFEKVVTRVAREAPAVSFELLPIADNYDDYLRRGDADFLIFPELLMSRAHPKVALFEETLVCVGCRSNKLLSEQLTLERYMSMGHVVVKFGNAASIEEWCLLGHGLKRHVEVVVQGFSMVPFMLSGTERIATMPLRLVKQLEKTIPLRIADLPLPLPAFTQALQWPALHNSDQASLWMRDVLCQEASRMPSPHEVMRRLRIS, encoded by the coding sequence ATGCGGTTCAAGGGCCTTGATCTGAATCTCCTCGTCGCACTCGACGCCTTGATGACCGAGCGTAATCTCACGGCGGCAGCGCGCAGCATCAACTTGAGCCAACCGGCCATGAGCGCGGCCGTCGGCAGGTTACGCACCTATTTCAATGACGACCTTTTTACCATGGTCGGTCGCGAACTCGTTCCAACCCCGCGTGCGGAGCGGCTCGCGCCTTCGGTCCGCGAGGCTCTGCTTCACATCCAGGTTTCGATCATATCCTGGGATCCGTTTTGCCCTGCTCAATCGGATCGCTGCTTCAGAGTCATTCTTTCCGATTACGCCGCACTCGTTTTTTTTGAAAAGGTCGTGACGCGTGTCGCCCGAGAAGCGCCCGCCGTCAGCTTCGAGTTGCTGCCGATCGCCGATAACTACGATGATTACTTGCGGCGCGGTGACGCCGATTTTCTCATCTTTCCGGAATTGCTCATGTCGCGCGCACATCCTAAGGTGGCGTTATTCGAGGAGACCCTCGTGTGCGTGGGCTGCCGCTCGAACAAGCTACTCTCGGAGCAACTTACACTCGAGAGGTATATGTCGATGGGGCACGTTGTGGTGAAGTTTGGGAACGCTGCTTCCATCGAGGAATGGTGTTTGCTTGGGCACGGGCTTAAGAGACATGTCGAAGTAGTCGTGCAGGGCTTCAGCATGGTTCCGTTCATGCTTTCAGGGACCGAGCGCATAGCGACAATGCCCTTACGCCTGGTCAAGCAGCTCGAAAAGACAATACCCCTGCGGATCGCTGACCTTCCGCTACCTTTGCCCGCGTTCACACAGGCCCTCCAATGGCCCGCGCTTCACAATAGTGATCAGGCAAGCCTCTGGATGCGGGACGTGCTATGCCAGGAAGCATCCCGCATGCCTTCGCCCCATGAGGTAATGAGACGTCTCAGGATTTCCTAG
- a CDS encoding carbamoyltransferase, with protein MLCLGLSGGLSRVYENSFDLPNTFMHDGAAVLVRDGRVIAAVEEERLNRIKHSNKLPTRSIQYCLASAGVHLSDIDRIAYYATEAYCNAVLERVRLSHPSTPIPDARLLLCGLLGQEFGAEIDPSRVSFVSHHMSHAVSSFFMSGFERSLVLSIDGGGDFLSGLLAIGSSTEIEPLVTFPENDSLGLLYLETIRYLGYGAFDEYKIMGLAPYGNPASYREIFEQFYELLDDGGYRVHLDRVGPTLLSNIQIRQKGMPFTQQHKDVSASLQEALERIVFHVLRHYTKVTGIERLCLAGGVAHNCTLNGKLLYSGMFDDIFVQPAAHDAGCALGAALMASHDLGHPAPRERLQNVYWGPDLESEGSVEEELFAWGQHLEIERSDDVTGKAAEWIADGAVIAWVQGRSEFGPRALGNRSILADPRPASNKDRINMMVKKREGYRPFAPSVLEEDAVEFFDLPGTLRKFPFMNFVVSVREPKRSSLGAITHVDGTARLQTVSRETNPAYWELINAFGKRTGVPILLNTSFNNNAEPVVDSVRDAVTTFLTTDLDALVIGPFLVKKRISTMEEWNKLAVSLPPYASLHQARAYSTLDRQETVCEIRTGASSLQAVRISPELFEQLIRIEGEALVGDILDGIAPVSGSRETFLNELRQIWEQRCICLSPVRGRKSQVSVPAEASVTSGLSA; from the coding sequence ATGCTGTGTCTAGGGCTCAGTGGCGGTCTAAGCAGAGTCTACGAAAATTCGTTCGATCTACCGAACACCTTTATGCACGATGGGGCTGCGGTTCTCGTTCGCGACGGGCGAGTGATAGCGGCGGTCGAGGAGGAGCGCCTTAACCGGATCAAGCACTCCAACAAGTTACCAACGCGTTCGATTCAATATTGCCTCGCATCTGCAGGTGTTCACCTGAGCGACATCGACCGCATCGCGTATTATGCGACCGAGGCCTATTGCAACGCTGTGCTCGAGCGCGTGCGCCTCTCTCACCCAAGTACCCCAATACCGGACGCGAGACTGTTGTTGTGCGGATTACTCGGGCAAGAATTTGGTGCCGAAATTGATCCCTCACGTGTGTCGTTCGTGAGCCACCATATGTCGCACGCGGTGAGCTCGTTTTTCATGTCGGGCTTCGAGCGAAGTTTGGTCCTCTCAATTGACGGCGGTGGAGACTTTCTTTCGGGGCTTTTGGCGATTGGTTCCAGCACGGAGATTGAGCCACTCGTGACATTTCCGGAGAATGATTCTCTAGGGCTGCTATACTTGGAAACGATCCGCTACCTAGGTTATGGCGCGTTCGATGAATATAAGATCATGGGTCTGGCACCTTACGGCAATCCCGCTTCGTACCGCGAGATCTTCGAACAATTTTACGAACTCCTAGACGACGGTGGTTATCGGGTCCATCTCGACCGAGTTGGTCCTACGTTGCTCAGTAACATTCAAATACGCCAGAAAGGCATGCCGTTCACGCAGCAGCATAAAGATGTGAGTGCTTCACTGCAGGAAGCACTGGAACGGATCGTGTTCCACGTCCTACGGCATTACACCAAGGTTACGGGCATCGAACGACTGTGTTTGGCCGGAGGAGTGGCTCACAACTGCACTTTGAATGGCAAGCTGCTGTACTCGGGGATGTTTGACGACATCTTCGTGCAACCGGCTGCCCATGACGCTGGCTGCGCACTAGGCGCCGCATTGATGGCGTCTCATGATCTGGGGCATCCGGCACCTCGTGAGCGTTTGCAAAACGTCTATTGGGGACCCGACCTGGAGAGCGAAGGAAGCGTGGAGGAGGAACTTTTTGCTTGGGGCCAGCATCTCGAAATTGAACGGAGTGATGACGTGACAGGCAAAGCAGCCGAATGGATTGCGGATGGCGCCGTGATCGCCTGGGTGCAGGGGCGTTCGGAGTTCGGTCCACGGGCGCTAGGCAACCGGAGTATTCTTGCTGATCCGAGGCCGGCGTCAAACAAGGATCGAATTAATATGATGGTCAAGAAGCGGGAAGGCTACCGCCCATTTGCTCCCTCGGTATTGGAGGAGGACGCCGTGGAATTTTTTGATCTGCCAGGTACCTTGCGCAAATTTCCTTTTATGAATTTCGTAGTGTCTGTGCGCGAACCCAAGCGTAGTTCGCTAGGCGCCATCACGCACGTAGATGGTACGGCTCGTTTGCAGACAGTGTCACGCGAGACAAATCCCGCATATTGGGAGCTAATCAATGCTTTCGGGAAGCGAACCGGCGTTCCGATCTTGCTCAACACGTCGTTTAACAACAACGCCGAGCCGGTAGTGGATTCGGTTAGGGATGCCGTAACGACTTTTTTGACGACCGACCTGGATGCACTTGTGATCGGTCCATTTCTCGTCAAGAAGCGAATCTCAACGATGGAGGAGTGGAATAAACTAGCAGTTTCCTTGCCACCTTACGCAAGTCTCCATCAGGCGCGTGCATATTCCACCCTGGATCGGCAAGAGACTGTATGTGAGATCCGCACAGGCGCCTCCAGCCTGCAGGCCGTGCGTATTTCACCGGAGTTGTTTGAACAGCTAATTAGGATTGAGGGAGAAGCCCTGGTTGGCGACATTTTGGATGGAATCGCGCCTGTTTCAGGTAGTCGTGAGACTTTCCTAAATGAACTTCGGCAGATTTGGGAGCAGCGTTGCATATGCTTAAGCCCGGTACGTGGCCGCAAATCACAGGTATCCGTCCCCGCTGAGGCCTCGGTGACTAGTGGGCTTTCAGCATAG